A single bacterium DNA region contains:
- a CDS encoding tetratricopeptide repeat protein: MVGDPSRGFPRALRAVILSTVLLTAASGTLPAQERESFPLRDDVRQKLNSLQESWIEWLTSVQAGDAARAVRQADNLVSSAKNLGLPRLPELSIAAAARAERFAREGDLDGAELSLAAAELLDPDRAETAFARATVRGLRGERLGALMSTFRGYWLSLFDPLYRYVLLGDVLLWCLAIVTLLVAGLVSIQWTTRGVLLFRDLVRFFERSVPPLVSYALTITLLLWPVLLPAGLLWLALYWSVLAWGYGNRWEKLAMIAAWIVLGLAPLLVSEQIRRMNLDTIAPVRAMQSAAQGRLVGSLFHDLGPLSEQLPDSVALRHFLADLHLSIHQWELARNLYREVLAAEPGNAAAASDLGTCYFYEGNLEQAIRFLEQATSFDATLAEAYFNLSRSLSEEYRFDESEEALRRASALDAVGVSAWIRTADRSEIVMAGGGFNRQAEIRAELAAQWRDREANSDLFALWRRTMSLPLALIFVFPAILLYFISTKVGNRSRRIERGWLAEPFETLRRVLLPGFTEAEEDRWRSAFVALLVPLLLVGIPFWARVTYGVPWALIPPPVGLGFLPLVGLLVYLLVRGLRILRRGRSRSG; encoded by the coding sequence GTGGTCGGCGATCCCAGCCGGGGGTTCCCTCGCGCCCTGCGAGCGGTGATTCTCTCGACGGTCCTGCTGACGGCCGCGTCCGGGACCTTGCCCGCTCAGGAGAGGGAGAGCTTTCCGCTGCGTGATGATGTTCGGCAAAAGCTCAACTCCCTACAAGAGTCCTGGATAGAATGGCTGACTTCGGTCCAGGCGGGAGACGCGGCGCGCGCAGTGCGCCAGGCCGACAATTTGGTTTCGAGCGCGAAGAACCTGGGCCTGCCGCGTCTACCCGAGCTTTCCATCGCGGCAGCGGCGCGGGCGGAGCGCTTCGCCCGGGAAGGCGACTTGGACGGCGCCGAGCTGAGCCTCGCCGCCGCCGAGCTCCTGGATCCGGACCGGGCGGAGACCGCCTTCGCTCGTGCGACGGTTCGAGGACTTCGCGGCGAGCGTCTTGGCGCCCTGATGTCGACCTTTCGTGGCTACTGGCTCTCGCTCTTCGACCCCCTGTACCGGTATGTCCTGCTCGGAGATGTGCTGCTCTGGTGCCTGGCGATCGTCACGTTGCTCGTTGCGGGGCTGGTCTCCATCCAGTGGACGACACGCGGGGTCCTCCTGTTTCGCGACCTGGTTCGCTTCTTCGAGCGTTCGGTGCCACCGCTAGTCTCCTACGCGCTGACCATCACCCTCTTGCTGTGGCCGGTGTTGCTGCCCGCGGGGCTCCTGTGGCTAGCGCTGTACTGGTCGGTGCTCGCTTGGGGCTACGGCAATCGTTGGGAGAAGCTCGCGATGATAGCCGCCTGGATCGTGCTCGGTCTCGCTCCGCTTCTGGTCAGCGAGCAGATCCGCAGGATGAACCTCGATACGATCGCTCCGGTTCGGGCGATGCAAAGCGCTGCGCAGGGGCGTCTTGTCGGGTCACTCTTTCACGATCTCGGCCCACTGTCCGAGCAATTGCCCGACAGTGTCGCCCTGCGCCACTTTCTGGCCGACCTCCACCTGAGCATTCACCAATGGGAGCTGGCGCGGAATCTCTACCGGGAGGTGCTCGCAGCCGAGCCCGGAAATGCCGCTGCCGCCAGCGATCTCGGCACCTGCTACTTCTACGAAGGTAATCTCGAGCAGGCGATCCGTTTCTTGGAGCAGGCGACGAGCTTCGATGCGACACTCGCCGAGGCGTACTTCAATCTCAGCCGCTCGCTTTCGGAGGAATACCGGTTCGACGAGTCGGAAGAGGCACTGCGCAGGGCCAGTGCCCTCGATGCGGTCGGGGTGAGTGCCTGGATCCGAACCGCGGACCGTAGCGAAATCGTGATGGCCGGCGGTGGCTTCAATCGGCAGGCCGAGATCCGCGCAGAGTTAGCCGCGCAGTGGCGCGACCGAGAGGCGAACTCGGACCTCTTCGCCCTCTGGCGCAGAACGATGTCCTTGCCGCTGGCACTGATCTTCGTGTTTCCGGCGATTCTGCTCTACTTCATCTCGACCAAGGTGGGGAATCGGTCGCGGCGAATCGAACGCGGCTGGCTGGCAGAGCCCTTCGAGACGCTTCGGCGAGTCCTGCTGCCGGGCTTCACGGAGGCCGAGGAGGACCGCTGGCGCAGCGCTTTTGTTGCGTTGCTGGTACCCCTCCTTCTCGTGGGAATCCCCTTCTGGGCCCGGGTCACCTATGGGGTCCCATGGGCTCTGATTCCGCCGCCGGTCGGGCTCGGATTCCTGCCGCTCGTCGGCCTGCTGGTTTACTTGCTGGTTCGCGGTTTGCGGATTCTGCGGAGGGGCCGCTCGAGAAGCGGTTGA
- a CDS encoding DUF1844 domain-containing protein, with protein MFTAEGELREDRRNRGAGEDVSGDGPDQETTRPLTAEAASPEPSKRSAPKGRPAPGGELPSPTFTDLVGLLAQPIAMFLGDASMPGAEAEENLPLARFHIDLLELVQTKTKGNISSEEAQLLESLLYQMRMRYVEKAG; from the coding sequence ATGTTCACCGCCGAAGGCGAGCTTCGCGAAGACCGCCGGAATAGAGGAGCCGGTGAGGACGTGTCCGGCGACGGTCCCGACCAAGAGACCACACGGCCGTTGACGGCCGAGGCGGCCTCGCCCGAACCTTCGAAGCGCTCGGCACCAAAGGGAAGGCCGGCTCCGGGTGGGGAGCTGCCGTCGCCGACCTTCACCGACCTGGTCGGGCTTCTGGCTCAGCCGATTGCGATGTTTTTGGGGGACGCCAGCATGCCGGGCGCCGAGGCGGAGGAGAATCTTCCGCTCGCCAGGTTTCACATCGACCTCCTCGAGCTCGTCCAGACCAAGACCAAGGGCAACATCAGCTCTGAGGAAGCGCAGCTGCTCGAGAGCCTGCTCTACCAGATGCGGATGCGGTACGTGGAGAAGGCGGGATAG